The proteins below come from a single Chitinophaga pinensis DSM 2588 genomic window:
- a CDS encoding glycoside hydrolase family 76 protein, with translation MKTLKSNLFGVAVTFASVLLLLSSCKKAEQSLPVDKLDLTTKSAANALLLVEANPNADAAFNSFNSSFLVSSGTTQYYKEALNVSGKDYFWRQALDIQMVEDVYLRTQSSAHRTLITNMLNTFLQQNQGSGGLYDWNWNDFNDDLQWAGIAFARGYQITGNTTYLNQAKYAFDRSYNRGWTTELGGGVWWDVNHESKSGLSNNPEMILGCYIYEATKDIGYLNKVIAIYNWVKATLYNSATGAVYENIRPDGTVSADANVYNIGAFVSAANHLHRLTGNAVYYDDAKRSVDYVRNNKTVNGIMTNGQRQGTWQSEFIRGLGEFVRDNNLWSTYYTWMKQNADAAWNIRRTDRNLMWNNWTTTTPSDNVTTAVECIGGVIMQQITPTTQPTGITNNSVYRLIPKINENSALDIAGSASGSLAGIWDWNNGLNQKFRMVSLGYGYFRLVPQHNTGTSLDVTGGSAENNTPIEIWTSNNNSSQAFKVVYDYHGYYKLKPKCAPSSCVNVAGANPANGTKCVLWPESNVDQERFALAVQ, from the coding sequence ATGAAAACACTGAAAAGCAACCTTTTCGGAGTTGCAGTCACATTTGCAAGTGTGCTTCTGCTACTCAGTTCCTGTAAGAAAGCAGAGCAATCACTGCCCGTAGACAAGCTGGATCTGACAACAAAGTCAGCGGCCAACGCATTATTGCTGGTGGAAGCTAACCCTAATGCCGATGCGGCGTTCAATTCATTCAATTCGAGTTTTCTGGTTTCTTCCGGAACAACTCAATATTACAAAGAGGCCCTGAATGTTTCGGGCAAGGATTATTTCTGGCGCCAGGCGCTGGATATTCAGATGGTCGAAGACGTTTACCTGCGCACGCAGAGTAGTGCTCATAGAACTCTGATAACCAATATGCTGAATACCTTTCTACAGCAGAACCAGGGCAGCGGCGGATTATATGACTGGAACTGGAATGATTTCAATGATGACCTTCAGTGGGCAGGTATTGCCTTTGCACGGGGTTACCAGATAACCGGCAACACTACCTATCTTAATCAGGCGAAATATGCCTTTGATCGTAGTTATAACCGCGGTTGGACAACTGAACTGGGCGGAGGCGTCTGGTGGGATGTTAACCACGAAAGTAAATCCGGACTGAGTAACAACCCTGAAATGATTCTGGGCTGTTATATCTATGAGGCCACGAAGGATATCGGCTATCTGAACAAAGTGATAGCGATATACAATTGGGTAAAGGCTACACTCTATAATTCAGCTACGGGTGCTGTATATGAGAATATCCGTCCTGATGGAACAGTCAGCGCCGATGCCAATGTTTATAATATTGGTGCTTTTGTCAGTGCAGCCAATCACCTTCACCGCCTGACCGGAAATGCTGTGTATTACGATGATGCCAAACGGTCAGTGGATTATGTAAGGAACAATAAGACGGTCAACGGAATTATGACAAATGGACAACGTCAGGGTACCTGGCAGTCCGAATTTATCAGGGGACTGGGCGAATTTGTTCGGGATAACAATCTTTGGAGTACCTATTACACCTGGATGAAACAGAATGCTGATGCCGCCTGGAATATACGCCGCACAGACAGAAACCTGATGTGGAACAACTGGACAACGACCACACCATCCGATAACGTTACGACAGCGGTAGAATGTATTGGAGGCGTAATTATGCAGCAGATCACGCCGACAACGCAGCCAACTGGCATTACCAATAATTCAGTTTACAGACTGATTCCGAAGATTAACGAGAACAGTGCCCTGGATATCGCTGGTTCCGCCAGTGGTTCACTTGCCGGAATATGGGATTGGAATAACGGATTAAATCAGAAATTCCGGATGGTATCCCTGGGATATGGTTATTTCAGACTTGTACCACAGCATAACACAGGGACGTCGCTGGATGTGACCGGAGGAAGCGCCGAGAACAACACCCCGATAGAGATATGGACAAGTAATAACAATTCATCACAGGCATTTAAAGTTGTTTACGACTATCACGGCTATTATAAATTGAAACCGAAATGTGCACCATCGAGCTGCGTTAACGTGGCAGGAGCTAATCCCGCTAATGGAACAAAGTGTGTCTTGTGGCCGGAATCCAATGTGGATCAGGAACGGTTTGCGCTGGCGGTGCAATAA
- a CDS encoding response regulator: MLLSGLIMLMTTRQHVLGQSYPYHFNALTVDEGLSHTDATDIVQDRWGYIWVSTLFGINKFDGYNVRRYYNSNIPLNNAYRNRVICMAVDSTGFLWLGTEAGFQRFDTRTSQYIDYPVSQGSSANDLTKIVISSSHTFYALASKDQLRCYLLKGTTLQEKKLHLPEGVGISDIAMDVGGQLYLATTSGLWVLGENGIAHMIKVAGCAENHFSKLFIDQNRHLLLATGERLYLVQTVGDYPSVVKTAAIRGEVSDMVQEAGGNYWINSSQRLTRLDKNLVFVQEINNESPIKYVDLSGLQSLFIDKSQCIWTVSFGNGVQYADLNEKKFYTLQHLPETPYSLSGSYVRAILDENGKDLWVGTSDHGLNHYDLQKQQVVQVYNNYNSTVRLPENTITALATDNEHNLWIGGQSGITVMRPNRQELWRPPGAENFPAHVIDVLAKDCFGNIWFGDHTHKFGVIFKDAVGKYHVKEYGESFFIHADSVKPQLMISSTHGLKRLIIDKEGNIVKSWSYEATGKPNSLSSNYTYPIAKQNDSIYWIGTIGGGLNRIILRADDTYAITQFTKGVFKDVEGLEVDDKGFIWLAGNGLQRLDPRTGAVIRYDKKDGLQGNSFKVNSSCRGANGMLFFGGINGLNYFQPLEITANPIAAVPQISRLSVNNEAADSARYITNVAAVRLNYLQNNFVIFFSAMHYANPLKCRFRYMLKGYDHVWQYTDGNHASAAYSNLDFTEYKFIVEASNNDGVWNSQQASVTIIMIPPWWKSFPAKLFYILLIMAVLVGIYIYQARWYRLKNELLLRAVAERQREDIHQQREQMYQQQLQLFTNISHEFRTPLTLIRGPLEYLISHDGQSTHLHAYQLMLRNVKRLINLVSELMNFKKVADGAIRLQVQPMSIDEFCQSLYTEFGALAESKNIAFNITGDIGQRDIISYFDAQVLEKILLNLLNNAFKYTSNGGKVTMQYFLDEDKFKPSFDTGFRLPNEFKASKYIYFLVSDSGIGISEASIQSIFDRYYRVSNHHLGSGVGLALVKSLTQLHKGEIAVFSERNKGTEFLVALPWGKENYSAGEIIEPGSMSGSQLEQLDSPTPLLSKPVPTAPMSTRKARHILLVEDNQELRTFLRESLEPYYHIHEAADGNSAMTIATELNPDLIISDVMMPGGNGIDLCKHIKQTFETSHIPFVILSARDGLETKIEGLKSGADYYFAKPLNMSLLLLTINNIFEQNSKLKQRYTKDHLIEATELVHSEKDKDFMNTLLQIIEENIQNPELEVEFLCMRMNISRTKLYQKIKGISGQSVGEFIKTIRLKQAIYIMTHEDITLSEVADRIGLQSSSYFSRMFKKEYGSTPSEFVKGLRNASK; the protein is encoded by the coding sequence GTGTTGTTGTCAGGGTTGATCATGTTGATGACAACCAGGCAGCATGTATTGGGACAATCATACCCTTACCATTTTAACGCCCTCACGGTAGATGAGGGACTTTCTCATACAGATGCTACTGACATTGTGCAGGATCGATGGGGATACATCTGGGTGTCGACTCTTTTTGGCATCAACAAATTTGATGGATACAACGTCCGGAGATATTATAATAGTAATATACCCCTGAATAATGCTTACCGCAATCGCGTGATCTGTATGGCAGTCGACAGTACCGGCTTTTTGTGGTTGGGTACAGAAGCCGGTTTTCAGCGTTTTGATACCCGTACAAGTCAATATATCGATTACCCGGTTAGCCAGGGATCGTCAGCGAATGACCTTACGAAAATTGTGATCTCCTCATCACATACCTTTTACGCCCTCGCTAGCAAAGATCAGCTGCGCTGTTATTTGCTGAAAGGCACAACCCTACAGGAGAAGAAGCTGCATCTGCCTGAAGGCGTCGGCATCAGTGACATAGCTATGGACGTCGGGGGACAGCTCTATCTGGCTACTACAAGTGGCTTATGGGTGCTGGGCGAAAATGGTATTGCGCATATGATAAAAGTGGCAGGTTGCGCCGAAAATCACTTCAGCAAACTCTTTATTGACCAAAACCGACACCTGTTACTCGCTACGGGTGAAAGACTTTACCTGGTTCAGACAGTGGGCGACTACCCGAGCGTGGTCAAAACTGCTGCCATTCGTGGTGAGGTGAGCGATATGGTGCAGGAGGCGGGAGGCAATTACTGGATTAATAGCAGTCAGCGTCTGACAAGATTGGATAAAAACCTGGTTTTTGTTCAGGAGATCAATAATGAAAGTCCCATTAAATACGTCGATCTAAGCGGACTTCAAAGCCTTTTCATTGACAAATCTCAATGTATATGGACCGTCAGTTTTGGCAATGGGGTACAATATGCTGACCTTAATGAAAAGAAATTTTATACCCTTCAGCACCTGCCGGAAACTCCCTACTCTCTTTCGGGTAGCTATGTGCGGGCCATTCTGGACGAGAACGGGAAGGATCTCTGGGTAGGCACAAGCGATCATGGGCTGAACCACTATGATCTTCAGAAGCAGCAGGTGGTACAGGTATATAACAATTATAATAGTACGGTGCGTCTGCCTGAGAATACAATCACGGCACTGGCAACTGACAATGAGCATAATTTGTGGATAGGGGGGCAGAGCGGTATTACTGTCATGCGCCCCAATCGCCAGGAACTTTGGCGACCACCGGGGGCAGAGAATTTTCCTGCACATGTTATAGATGTATTGGCCAAAGATTGCTTTGGTAATATCTGGTTTGGTGACCATACACATAAATTTGGCGTAATCTTTAAAGACGCCGTAGGGAAATACCATGTAAAAGAATACGGGGAAAGCTTTTTTATACATGCAGATTCCGTGAAGCCCCAGTTGATGATTTCCAGTACACATGGCCTGAAGCGACTTATAATAGATAAGGAAGGTAATATTGTAAAAAGCTGGAGCTACGAAGCTACTGGTAAACCTAATTCACTTAGTTCCAACTATACTTATCCGATTGCAAAACAGAACGACAGTATATATTGGATAGGAACTATCGGCGGCGGACTGAACCGCATAATCCTCCGTGCTGATGATACTTACGCCATTACCCAGTTTACTAAAGGTGTTTTTAAAGATGTAGAAGGACTGGAAGTAGATGATAAAGGTTTTATATGGCTGGCAGGCAATGGTCTGCAACGTTTAGATCCGCGTACTGGTGCGGTAATTCGCTATGATAAAAAAGACGGACTACAGGGAAACAGCTTCAAGGTTAATTCTTCCTGCCGCGGAGCCAATGGAATGTTATTCTTCGGTGGTATAAACGGGTTGAATTATTTCCAGCCATTGGAGATCACAGCCAACCCTATAGCTGCCGTCCCACAAATTAGCCGCCTTTCTGTGAACAACGAAGCTGCGGACTCTGCCCGTTATATCACAAACGTCGCCGCAGTACGCCTTAATTATCTGCAGAATAATTTCGTAATTTTCTTTAGTGCCATGCACTATGCGAACCCTTTGAAATGTCGCTTCCGGTATATGTTGAAAGGCTACGATCACGTCTGGCAATATACAGATGGTAACCATGCCAGCGCCGCTTATAGTAACCTTGACTTTACTGAGTACAAATTCATAGTAGAAGCCTCTAATAATGATGGCGTCTGGAATAGTCAGCAGGCCAGCGTAACTATTATTATGATACCACCATGGTGGAAGAGCTTCCCGGCGAAGCTATTTTACATTTTACTTATTATGGCGGTCCTGGTAGGTATTTATATTTATCAGGCCCGGTGGTACCGGCTTAAGAATGAGCTTCTACTGCGTGCCGTAGCAGAACGACAAAGAGAAGACATTCATCAGCAGCGTGAGCAAATGTACCAGCAACAATTACAGTTATTTACAAATATCTCCCATGAATTCCGTACACCCTTAACGCTTATCCGTGGTCCACTTGAATACCTGATCTCACATGATGGCCAGTCAACACATTTACATGCTTACCAGCTCATGCTACGCAATGTGAAACGGTTGATCAATCTTGTAAGTGAACTGATGAATTTTAAAAAGGTAGCAGATGGCGCTATCCGCCTACAGGTACAGCCTATGTCAATAGATGAATTTTGCCAGAGCCTATATACAGAGTTTGGAGCTCTAGCAGAGAGTAAAAATATAGCCTTTAATATCACAGGCGATATAGGCCAACGGGATATTATAAGCTATTTTGACGCACAGGTACTTGAGAAGATTTTGCTGAATCTGTTAAATAACGCTTTTAAATATACAAGCAACGGTGGTAAGGTGACCATGCAGTATTTTCTGGATGAGGATAAGTTTAAACCATCTTTTGATACGGGCTTCCGATTGCCAAATGAGTTTAAGGCCAGCAAATATATTTATTTCCTGGTCTCCGATAGTGGTATTGGAATTTCAGAAGCATCTATTCAAAGCATATTTGATCGTTATTACAGGGTGAGCAACCATCACCTGGGATCTGGTGTTGGCCTGGCTTTAGTAAAGAGTCTTACTCAATTACACAAAGGAGAGATAGCCGTATTTAGTGAGCGGAATAAGGGCACGGAATTTCTGGTGGCCTTACCCTGGGGTAAAGAAAACTACAGCGCTGGTGAGATCATAGAGCCCGGAAGTATGTCGGGGTCGCAGTTGGAGCAGCTGGATAGTCCAACGCCATTATTGTCAAAGCCTGTGCCTACGGCGCCAATGAGTACCCGAAAAGCCAGGCATATCCTGTTAGTGGAAGATAACCAGGAGCTACGTACCTTTTTGCGCGAATCGCTCGAACCATATTACCATATACATGAAGCCGCGGATGGAAATAGTGCAATGACTATAGCCACAGAACTTAATCCTGACCTGATAATAAGTGATGTAATGATGCCGGGCGGGAATGGTATCGACTTGTGTAAACACATTAAACAAACCTTCGAGACCAGCCATATTCCTTTCGTAATTTTATCTGCCAGGGATGGGTTGGAAACCAAAATAGAAGGTCTGAAGTCAGGGGCTGATTACTATTTTGCAAAGCCACTGAATATGTCCCTCCTTCTGTTGACTATTAATAATATTTTTGAGCAGAATTCGAAACTGAAACAGCGCTATACGAAAGATCATCTCATAGAGGCCACGGAATTAGTGCATTCAGAAAAAGACAAGGATTTCATGAATACATTGCTCCAGATTATTGAGGAAAATATACAAAACCCTGAGCTGGAAGTGGAATTCCTGTGTATGCGTATGAACATAAGTCGTACAAAGCTTTACCAGAAAATCAAAGGCATTTCAGGACAGTCCGTTGGCGAATTTATTAAGACAATTCGTTTAAAACAGGCTATTTATATTATGACACACGAGGATATAACGCTGTCAGAAGTCGCCGACAGAATAGGGCTACAGAGCAGTTCGTACTTTTCACGGATGTTTAAGAAAGAATATGGAAGCACTCCTTCCGAATTTGTAAAAGGTCTGAGAAACGCATCAAAATAG